From the genome of Pseudarthrobacter sp. NIBRBAC000502772:
GGCATCGCCGTAGCCGTAGAACCGCATGTGCAGCTCCACCAGCCGGGCCACAGCCTTGATGGTGTCGTTATCGAACCGCAGGGTCTTCATCCGCTTGGCCGTGAGCTTGGACCCCACCATGTCGTGGTGGCGGAAGCTGACCGCGCCGCCCGGTTCGAAACGCCGCGTAGCCGGCTTGCCGACGTCGTGCATCAGCGCTGCGAACCGCAGCACAAAATCGGGGGCCGGCACGGCGCCGTCGGCATCCGTTTCCAGGGCGGCGGCCTGTTCCAAAACCTGAAGGGAGTGCTGGTAGACGTCCTTGTGGCGGTGGTGCTCGTCGGATTCCAGCCGGAGCGCGGACACCTCAGGCAGCATAAACTCGGCGAGGCCGGTGTCCACCAGCAGGTCCACACCGACCCGGGGGTTCGCACCGCAGATGAGCTTGACCAGCTCATCACGGACCCGTTCAGCCGAGATGATCTTGATCCGCTCGGCCATCTGGGTCATCGCCAGCCGCACGTCGTCGTGCACGGAAATACCCAGCTGCGATGCGAACCGGGCAGCGCGCATCATGCGAAGGGGATCATCGGAGAAGGAGGCCTCGGGTGAACCGGGCGTCGCCAGGACAGAGGCGCTGAGGTCCCGGACGCCGCCGAACGGATCAATAAGTTCAAGGGAGGGCAGCCGCAGCGCCATGGCGTTGATGGTGAAGTCGCGGCGCAGGAGATCGTCGGTGAGTGACGTGCCGAATGCCACCACGGGTTTGCGCGACTCCGGATCGTATGCCTCGGCCCGGTAAGTGGTGATCTCGATCTGGAAGCCGGCTTTCCGCATGCCGATCGTCCCGAACGCGCGGCCGATCTCCCAGAAGTTGTCCGCCCATTTCTTGATCAGGGCAACTGTCTGGTCCGGGCTGGCGTCGGTGGTGAAGTCCAGGTCCGGCGAGGTGCGTCCCAGGAAGAGATCCCGTACCGGACCGCCCACCAGGGACAGCTCGTGGCCGGCGTCGACAAAGCGCTGCCCGAGCTCCAGGACCACCGGGTCCACCTGGAAATCGACGGTGTTGGAATCAATCTTGTGATGTGCGTGCGCCATAGTTACTTAAGCTTGTCAGAAACCAGCGGCTTGGCAGGCCAAAATCTCCTCAAGATCGCTCCTATTCGCCTACAGCCCCTCAAAGTGCGTCATACGCAGTCCACTTTGATGTCATGTTCCGGTCATCATGATCGGACAAGAGTCGTTAGAGTGGACTCCATGGCCCATCCCGTACCGAGCGCTCCCGGCAGGAGGACAAACGCACCGTTGCCGTCGGCAATTGGTGCCCACGTCGCGCCTGCCTTGCACTCGGCCCCGGCCTCGCTCCCTACGGTGGAGGAAATTTCCGCCGGCGGCGTTGTGGTGGACACGTCCGAC
Proteins encoded in this window:
- a CDS encoding CCA tRNA nucleotidyltransferase, which codes for MAHAHHKIDSNTVDFQVDPVVLELGQRFVDAGHELSLVGGPVRDLFLGRTSPDLDFTTDASPDQTVALIKKWADNFWEIGRAFGTIGMRKAGFQIEITTYRAEAYDPESRKPVVAFGTSLTDDLLRRDFTINAMALRLPSLELIDPFGGVRDLSASVLATPGSPEASFSDDPLRMMRAARFASQLGISVHDDVRLAMTQMAERIKIISAERVRDELVKLICGANPRVGVDLLVDTGLAEFMLPEVSALRLESDEHHRHKDVYQHSLQVLEQAAALETDADGAVPAPDFVLRFAALMHDVGKPATRRFEPGGAVSFRHHDMVGSKLTAKRMKTLRFDNDTIKAVARLVELHMRFYGYGDAGWSDSAVRRYVTDAGPLLERLHRLTRSDVTTRNQRKAERLAFAYDDLEDRIAVLREQESLDAVRPDLDGAKIMSILNLKPGPVVGRAYKFLLEERMEHGPLQPDDAEARLLAWWSEQPEAAPPVPESPDAPAAVEPSPNEESK